Proteins encoded together in one Nostoc sp. PCC 7524 window:
- a CDS encoding 2TM domain-containing protein codes for MTAFDPQNHRSYSQDDIQRILQLAIARQADDQDKEFSYEQILEIAQELEISPETLKLAEKDWRSQNYEIQQRQAFNTYRLTRFKKRLGNYAIVNGFLVLVDFVGGATISWSLYLLLFCGLAVGLDVWNTFLMKGEEYEMAFQRWNRKHQFKQTINTFVNKWFKALQI; via the coding sequence ATGACGGCCTTTGATCCTCAAAACCACCGTTCCTATAGCCAAGACGATATACAAAGAATTTTACAGCTGGCGATCGCCCGGCAAGCTGACGACCAAGATAAAGAGTTTAGCTATGAGCAAATCTTAGAAATTGCCCAGGAGTTAGAAATCTCTCCTGAGACTTTAAAGTTAGCAGAAAAAGACTGGCGATCGCAAAACTACGAAATTCAGCAGCGTCAAGCCTTTAATACTTACCGTCTCACCAGATTTAAGAAACGTTTGGGCAATTATGCCATTGTCAATGGTTTTCTTGTCTTGGTTGATTTTGTTGGTGGTGCAACTATTTCTTGGTCGCTATACCTGTTACTATTCTGTGGGTTAGCAGTCGGACTGGATGTTTGGAATACCTTTCTGATGAAGGGTGAAGAGTATGAAATGGCTTTCCAAAGATGGAATCGCAAACATCAATTTAAACAAACTATTAATACTTTTGTTAATAAGTGGTTTAAAGCCCTACAGATTTAG
- a CDS encoding sulfotransferase family protein, which yields MSPKIHFISGLPRSGSTLLGALLRQNPRFHASMSSPVVGLVNRILDGMSEDNEYSFFISPEQKRALVLSIFSAYYQPQADKEVIFDTNRLWCSKLSLIHELFPTSKVICCVRNIAWIMDSIERLVQRNAFDISKLFNNSLERANVYSRTEALSQGGRLVGLSYNALKEAFYGEHSHSLLLVDYDLLSQNPEKTISLIYQFLEEEPFAHDFDHVQYDEPEFDQRLRTQGLHKVREKVEFRPRQTILPPDLFTKFYDLSFWTELSNSQANVIVAQPL from the coding sequence ATGTCTCCCAAAATTCACTTTATCTCAGGGCTACCACGTTCAGGTTCTACATTGCTTGGTGCTTTACTCAGACAAAATCCTCGATTTCATGCCAGTATGTCTAGCCCAGTAGTCGGACTGGTTAATCGAATACTAGACGGGATGAGTGAAGACAATGAATACTCTTTCTTTATTTCACCAGAGCAAAAACGGGCATTGGTTTTGAGTATTTTCTCTGCATACTATCAGCCCCAGGCAGACAAAGAAGTTATATTTGACACTAATCGCCTGTGGTGTAGCAAACTATCCCTAATTCATGAACTATTCCCCACCTCAAAAGTCATTTGCTGCGTGCGAAATATTGCGTGGATTATGGATAGTATTGAAAGGCTAGTGCAGCGTAATGCTTTTGATATTTCTAAATTATTTAATAATTCCCTGGAACGCGCCAATGTGTATAGTCGGACTGAAGCTTTGAGTCAAGGAGGGCGATTAGTAGGGTTGTCTTATAATGCCTTAAAGGAAGCTTTTTATGGTGAACATAGTCATTCTTTACTGTTAGTTGATTATGACTTATTAAGCCAAAACCCGGAGAAGACAATATCACTTATTTATCAATTTCTAGAGGAAGAACCCTTTGCCCATGATTTTGATCATGTGCAGTATGATGAGCCGGAATTTGATCAGCGTCTTCGTACACAAGGGTTACATAAAGTAAGAGAAAAAGTTGAGTTCCGCCCCAGACAAACTATTCTACCGCCTGATTTATTTACTAAGTTTTACGACTTATCTTTTTGGACAGAATTAAGTAATAGTCAGGCGAATGTGATTGTTGCCCAGCCTTTATGA
- the cysC gene encoding adenylyl-sulfate kinase, with protein sequence MSKNLGVTVLLTGLSGAGKSTICQVVEQKLRLIGRKVEVLDGDQVRQNLTKGLGFSKEDRQENIRRVSFVAHLLTRNDVIVLVPLIAPYREMREEMRCLIGNFIEVYVNAPLAACEQRDVKGLYKQARLGKIQQFTGIDDPYEVPLYPDVECDTVQESIAESANKVLIKLEELGYISYSRRFVDFPEELTVSR encoded by the coding sequence ATGAGTAAAAATTTGGGTGTAACTGTTTTATTAACCGGATTAAGTGGTGCTGGTAAATCTACTATCTGCCAAGTTGTAGAGCAAAAGTTAAGACTTATTGGACGTAAAGTAGAAGTTTTAGATGGTGATCAAGTACGTCAAAATTTGACTAAAGGGTTAGGTTTTAGTAAAGAAGATAGACAAGAAAATATTCGCCGTGTGAGTTTTGTCGCTCACTTACTAACCAGAAATGATGTAATTGTTTTAGTGCCATTAATTGCACCATACCGTGAAATGCGTGAGGAAATGCGTTGTTTAATCGGCAATTTTATTGAAGTTTATGTTAATGCACCTTTAGCAGCTTGTGAACAGCGAGATGTCAAAGGTTTATATAAACAAGCTAGGTTGGGGAAAATTCAGCAGTTCACAGGTATTGATGATCCTTATGAAGTACCGCTTTATCCAGATGTTGAATGTGACACAGTTCAAGAGAGTATTGCTGAGAGTGCCAACAAAGTGTTAATCAAGTTAGAAGAATTAGGTTACATCTCGTATTCTCGAAGATTTGTAGATTTTCCCGAAGAATTAACGGTAAGTCGTTAA
- a CDS encoding ROK family protein, whose translation MVEDNGSIRTLSVDIGGSGVKAMVLDITGNAVTERARVDTPQPATPEVVINAIMVLAAAQGEFHRVSVGFPGVVRSGVTETAVNLHSDWIGFDLETALLQRLNKPVRVINDADMQGFGAIKGKGVELVITLGTGFGSALFVDGKLVPNMEMGHHQFRKNETYEEQLGRATLDRIGQKKWNRRLEKAIASLQRLFNYDYLYIGGGEAVRVNFQLPLNVRLIPNITGLLGGIALWRDER comes from the coding sequence ATGGTCGAGGATAATGGTTCAATTCGCACTTTATCAGTTGATATTGGTGGTAGTGGTGTCAAAGCAATGGTGTTAGATATCACAGGTAACGCTGTCACAGAGAGGGCGCGGGTTGATACACCCCAACCTGCAACACCAGAAGTAGTCATCAATGCCATCATGGTGTTAGCGGCGGCTCAAGGTGAGTTTCATCGAGTTTCCGTAGGGTTTCCTGGTGTAGTGCGCTCTGGTGTGACGGAAACAGCAGTAAATTTACATTCCGATTGGATTGGGTTTGATTTAGAAACAGCACTATTGCAAAGGTTAAATAAACCTGTACGGGTAATTAACGATGCAGATATGCAAGGGTTTGGGGCAATTAAAGGTAAGGGTGTGGAGTTGGTAATTACTTTAGGTACAGGCTTTGGTTCGGCTTTGTTTGTCGATGGGAAATTAGTCCCGAACATGGAAATGGGACATCATCAGTTTCGCAAGAATGAAACTTACGAGGAACAACTAGGAAGAGCAACCTTAGACAGAATTGGGCAGAAAAAATGGAATCGTCGTTTAGAAAAGGCGATCGCATCTTTGCAGAGGTTGTTTAATTATGATTACCTGTATATTGGCGGCGGTGAAGCCGTCAGAGTAAATTTTCAGTTACCTTTAAATGTGAGACTGATTCCAAATATTACTGGGTTATTAGGTGGTATCGCTTTGTGGCGAGATGAGAGGTAG
- a CDS encoding creatininase family protein: protein MHSFIPPERFFPYLTWTEIQAMPNKENVVIIQPVGAIEQHGPHLPLIVDAAISVGVLGKALAKLDAHIPAYALPLLYYGKSNEHWHFPGTITLSTETLTATIMEVAESIYRAGFRKLVLMNSHGGQPQVMQMAARDLHVKYGDFAVFPLFTWRVPHITKELLTPKEATQGMHAGDAETSIMLAILPDQVRLDQAVAEYPPEQPEGSLLSWEGKLPVAWVTKDISKTGVIGDATTATKEKGDRILESVSDGWVAVIKEIYNFRQPA, encoded by the coding sequence ATGCACAGTTTTATTCCCCCAGAACGGTTTTTTCCCTACCTTACCTGGACTGAGATTCAGGCTATGCCGAATAAGGAAAATGTGGTAATAATTCAACCAGTGGGGGCAATTGAACAGCACGGGCCTCATCTACCACTGATTGTTGATGCTGCTATTAGTGTGGGAGTTTTGGGAAAGGCTTTGGCAAAGCTGGATGCTCATATTCCTGCCTATGCTTTACCCCTTCTTTATTATGGTAAGTCTAACGAACATTGGCACTTTCCGGGGACGATAACTCTCAGCACAGAAACACTCACAGCCACAATAATGGAAGTGGCAGAAAGTATCTACCGTGCTGGATTTAGAAAGTTGGTATTGATGAATTCCCACGGGGGGCAACCCCAAGTTATGCAAATGGCGGCGCGGGATTTACACGTTAAGTATGGCGACTTTGCTGTATTTCCGCTTTTTACTTGGCGTGTACCACATATCACTAAGGAGTTGCTGACACCAAAGGAAGCAACCCAAGGTATGCACGCAGGTGACGCAGAAACTAGCATTATGTTGGCAATTCTACCTGATCAAGTGAGGCTAGATCAAGCTGTGGCAGAGTATCCCCCAGAACAGCCAGAAGGTAGTTTGTTGAGTTGGGAGGGGAAATTACCTGTGGCTTGGGTAACAAAAGATATTAGTAAAACTGGTGTGATTGGTGATGCGACTACAGCTACTAAAGAAAAAGGCGATCGCATTTTAGAATCAGTCTCTGATGGTTGGGTAGCAGTAATTAAAGAAATTTATAATTTTCGCCAGCCTGCTTAA
- the kdpB gene encoding potassium-transporting ATPase subunit KdpB: MKTVAPTFKVKTSRSRAGDRRRVSKKAKINTRKLYLRAIWDAFLKLNPKSAIQNPVMFLVWLGTLVTLALTINPNLFGPTQQQNPQLFNGILTGTLFFTVWFANFAEAVAEGRGKAQADALRSTKSETLAKKLSPDGSITEVPSTSLRQGDTIYIVAGDVIPADGEVIMGVASVDESAITGESAPVLKESGSDIASSVTGGTRILSDELIVRVTADPGKGFIDRMIALVEGAERSKTPNEIALSVLLIVLSLVFLFVVATLPAFAYHAQTPVSIPILIALLVALIPTTIAGLLSAIGIAGMDRVAQFNVIATSGRAVEACGDVNTLVLDKTGTITLGNRLAEEFIPINGHSMAEVASVAWVASVFDDTPEGKSIVRLAEKLGARFDFDFNQAQGVEFSAKTRMSGTNLPGGREARKGAVGAIKGFVRSRNGQSPPELDTAYEQVSQQGGTPLAVCLDNEIYGVIYLKDIVKPGIRDRFDQLRRMGVRTIMLTGDNRITAAVIAQEAGVDEFIAEATPEDKITVIQREQAQGKLVAMTGDGTNDAPALAQANVGLAMNTGTQAAKEAANMVDLDSDPTKLIDIISIGKQLLITRGALTTFSIANDIAKYFAIIPVIFAAANLQSLNIMNLTSTNSAVLSALIYNALIIPALIPLALKGVKFRPLTANQLLQRNILIYGLGGVIAPFIAIKLIDMLITAVGLA, from the coding sequence ATAAAGACAGTGGCACCTACCTTTAAAGTCAAAACATCCCGTTCTCGTGCAGGCGATCGCCGTCGAGTCAGCAAAAAAGCCAAAATCAATACTAGGAAACTCTATCTCAGAGCAATTTGGGATGCTTTTCTCAAACTTAATCCCAAATCTGCCATCCAAAACCCGGTAATGTTTTTGGTATGGTTAGGGACTCTCGTCACCTTAGCACTTACCATCAATCCCAATCTGTTCGGCCCCACACAACAACAAAATCCCCAACTTTTCAACGGTATTTTGACGGGGACTTTGTTCTTTACAGTTTGGTTTGCTAACTTTGCGGAAGCCGTAGCCGAAGGACGAGGTAAAGCCCAAGCCGATGCTTTACGCTCAACTAAATCAGAAACGCTCGCCAAAAAACTCTCGCCTGATGGCTCAATTACTGAGGTTCCTTCTACTAGCCTCAGACAAGGGGACACTATTTATATAGTGGCTGGTGATGTCATTCCCGCCGATGGGGAGGTAATTATGGGTGTGGCTTCCGTGGATGAATCCGCCATCACTGGGGAATCAGCACCAGTTTTAAAAGAATCAGGCTCAGATATTGCCAGTTCCGTCACTGGTGGTACACGTATTCTCTCCGATGAATTGATTGTACGGGTGACAGCCGACCCCGGCAAAGGCTTTATTGATAGGATGATTGCCCTAGTAGAAGGAGCAGAACGCAGCAAAACCCCCAACGAAATTGCTCTAAGCGTCTTATTAATAGTTTTAAGCTTGGTGTTTTTATTTGTGGTGGCTACCTTACCTGCCTTTGCCTACCATGCCCAAACTCCCGTCAGCATTCCGATTTTAATCGCCCTCCTTGTAGCTTTGATCCCCACCACCATCGCCGGGTTACTCAGTGCCATTGGCATTGCTGGCATGGATAGAGTCGCCCAATTTAACGTCATCGCTACTTCGGGACGAGCTGTAGAGGCTTGCGGTGATGTTAACACCTTAGTTCTGGATAAAACAGGCACAATTACTTTAGGTAATCGCTTGGCAGAAGAATTTATCCCTATCAATGGCCACTCAATGGCAGAAGTTGCTAGTGTAGCTTGGGTGGCGAGTGTATTTGATGACACACCAGAAGGTAAATCAATTGTCCGTCTAGCAGAAAAGTTGGGTGCAAGGTTTGATTTTGACTTCAACCAAGCCCAAGGCGTGGAATTTTCCGCCAAAACCCGCATGAGTGGAACTAATTTACCAGGGGGAAGAGAAGCCCGGAAAGGAGCAGTAGGTGCGATTAAAGGATTTGTCCGTTCACGTAATGGCCAAAGTCCCCCAGAATTAGATACTGCCTATGAACAAGTTTCTCAACAGGGGGGGACACCTTTAGCGGTGTGCTTAGATAACGAAATCTATGGAGTGATTTATCTGAAAGATATCGTCAAACCCGGTATCCGCGATCGCTTTGACCAATTGCGCCGCATGGGAGTACGTACTATCATGCTCACAGGCGATAACCGTATTACCGCAGCCGTCATTGCTCAAGAAGCTGGCGTTGATGAATTTATCGCCGAAGCTACACCAGAAGATAAAATCACCGTCATTCAACGGGAACAAGCCCAAGGTAAACTTGTAGCCATGACTGGTGATGGTACTAACGATGCCCCAGCCCTAGCGCAAGCCAATGTGGGTTTAGCCATGAATACAGGTACGCAAGCCGCCAAAGAAGCTGCCAACATGGTTGATTTGGACTCAGATCCCACAAAATTGATTGATATTATCAGTATTGGTAAACAACTGCTAATTACCCGTGGGGCATTAACAACCTTTTCTATTGCTAACGATATTGCTAAATATTTTGCGATTATCCCAGTCATTTTTGCGGCTGCCAATCTGCAAAGTCTCAATATTATGAATTTGACCAGCACTAATTCAGCTGTGTTATCAGCTTTGATTTACAATGCCTTAATTATTCCCGCATTAATTCCCTTAGCTTTGAAAGGCGTAAAATTTCGACCCCTAACAGCTAATCAGTTATTACAACGCAATATTTTAATTTATGGTTTAGGCGGAGTGATAGCACCATTTATCGCCATTAAATTGATTGATATGTTGATTACTGCCGTGGGATTGGCGTAA
- a CDS encoding MFS transporter: MPQKAAALRFVILLGFVSLCADATYEGARSITGAYLEVLGASGTVVGLVAGFGELIGYGFRLVIGYLSDQTGKYWGITTLGYFINTAVVPLLALAGRWEVAAGLMMAERTGKAIRTPPRDALLSHGVSQIGRGFGFGLHEAMDQTGAVMGPLAVAAMVYFQGEYRNGFTVLIVPAVLGLIVLGVLQFIYPNPSDFEEETEESPQEEGLPRIFWIYLGAVAIIAAGYADFPLIAFHFQKAGIATGQTIPLFYALAMGVDAVAALIFGYLFDRIGIFVLIIAAFLSSLFAPLVFLGNTQLALLGIAFWGIGMGAQESVLKAAIAGMVPKHKRATAYGIFSTGYGLAWFLGSTLMGVLYDHTITMLIVFASATQLLAIVFFAWVKLQSKSSNIPLTN; this comes from the coding sequence ATGCCGCAGAAAGCAGCCGCTTTAAGGTTTGTCATTTTGTTGGGTTTTGTTAGCCTTTGTGCCGATGCTACTTATGAAGGAGCGCGTAGTATCACAGGGGCTTATTTAGAAGTTTTAGGAGCTAGCGGCACTGTGGTTGGTTTGGTAGCTGGCTTTGGAGAACTGATTGGCTATGGCTTTCGCTTAGTGATTGGTTATCTCAGTGATCAAACAGGTAAATATTGGGGAATCACAACTTTAGGTTACTTTATTAATACTGCCGTTGTGCCACTGTTAGCATTAGCTGGCAGGTGGGAAGTAGCCGCAGGTTTAATGATGGCTGAACGCACCGGTAAAGCGATTCGGACTCCTCCACGGGATGCGCTGCTTTCCCACGGTGTAAGTCAAATTGGCAGAGGCTTTGGCTTTGGTTTACATGAGGCTATGGATCAAACTGGTGCCGTCATGGGGCCTTTGGCGGTAGCGGCAATGGTTTATTTTCAGGGAGAGTATCGCAACGGCTTTACAGTATTGATTGTGCCTGCGGTTTTGGGATTGATTGTGTTGGGAGTTTTGCAATTTATCTATCCCAATCCTAGTGATTTTGAGGAAGAAACTGAAGAGAGTCCCCAAGAAGAGGGATTGCCGCGTATATTTTGGATTTATTTGGGTGCTGTAGCTATTATCGCCGCCGGTTATGCAGACTTCCCTTTGATTGCTTTTCATTTTCAAAAAGCAGGTATTGCCACTGGGCAAACTATACCTTTGTTTTATGCCTTAGCGATGGGTGTAGATGCAGTAGCAGCACTAATATTTGGCTATCTATTTGACCGAATTGGGATTTTTGTGTTAATTATTGCCGCTTTTTTGTCATCCTTATTTGCACCATTAGTATTTTTAGGAAATACCCAATTAGCACTATTAGGTATAGCATTTTGGGGCATTGGGATGGGAGCGCAAGAATCAGTTTTAAAAGCTGCGATCGCTGGCATGGTTCCCAAGCACAAACGCGCCACAGCCTACGGTATTTTCAGCACTGGTTATGGTCTAGCTTGGTTTTTAGGTAGTACCTTAATGGGTGTGTTATATGACCACACAATTACTATGTTGATAGTCTTTGCTTCTGCTACACAACTATTAGCAATAGTCTTTTTTGCCTGGGTAAAATTGCAATCTAAAAGCAGCAATATACCACTGACAAATTAA
- a CDS encoding calcium-binding protein codes for MADFVVNQATDDGTGSQANTLSWAILQANQLAGDDTITLANNVRVTGVMKTLINSNITIVGNGNSISGDANNNGVTDVGDVRPLFILSGTVNISNLTITNGMAKGGDSRRGGGGAGMGGGLFIYDGSVSLTNVTFSNNKALGGTGSGGSGFGGAGMFGNSVSYGGGGLFGNSSNDFGGYGGNGNYGGGGNGGFGGGGNYRNSGGFGGGGGGAGHTGGNGGFGAGGGYGGYVGGAGGYGGGGGSSREGAGGTIGGFGGGNGLNGGGTSSNGGGGAGMGGGIFMRSGSLTLNNTTFNNNTATGGTGFNNGKGLGGGIFIMQSTTNTNGNNQSMPSTLPTVSSTGTTFNGNLAADDTATNNVYTLVKITHTGGSTNVTEGGATDTYTVVLNVLQPTADVIITINTDSQLTTSPTILTFTPQNWNVPQTVTVTAVDDLTIEGNHSGSITYTVASTDSNYNSITSSPLNVAITDNDNAGVTITPSGRSTDVTEGGATDTYTVVLNGQPTSNVTININTGSQLTTSPTTLTFTPQNWNIAQVVTVTAVDDTVAEGNHSGTIQHTATSSDSNYNGISITSVNVSITDNDSINPPTQGTSGKDILRGTNNDDTINGLDGNDYIFGGDGNDTLDGGTGTDYVFGGEGDDSVSGGDGNDFLYGGAGNDTLNGGEGGDNLDGGAGDDTLAGGIGNDIYTVDSINDQVIELEGEGTDKINSSITWDLNNSANVENLTLIGTAIDGTGNALNNHIVGNNAVNTLHGGDGNDWLMGRGGDDILIGGNGNDRLDGGTGDDRLEGGLGNDIYEVDSGLDEIIEAPDAGIDTVISVIDWNLGDNLENLTLVGNQAMFGIGNDADNRINGNNADNFLLGLDGDDQLSGGNGDDVLIGGLGFDRLVGGRGADIFDLTGVLFGGFDTVVDFNLADDIIHLSGDEFGLSAGTTLDASLFSLGIDATQASDRFIYNQAKGELFYDADGVGGANQVQIALFSNRVALTNASFQVV; via the coding sequence ATGGCAGATTTTGTAGTCAACCAAGCAACTGATGATGGTACTGGCTCTCAAGCAAATACTTTGAGTTGGGCTATTTTACAAGCGAATCAACTAGCGGGAGATGACACCATTACCCTGGCTAATAATGTGCGAGTTACAGGAGTCATGAAGACTCTAATTAACAGCAACATTACTATTGTTGGGAATGGTAATAGTATTAGCGGTGATGCCAATAACAATGGTGTTACTGATGTTGGTGATGTTCGTCCCTTGTTTATCTTGTCCGGCACGGTGAACATCTCTAATTTAACCATCACCAATGGCATGGCTAAAGGGGGAGATAGTCGAAGGGGTGGCGGCGGTGCTGGTATGGGCGGCGGTTTGTTTATCTATGATGGCAGCGTGTCGTTAACTAATGTCACCTTTAGCAATAACAAAGCACTAGGTGGTACTGGCAGTGGCGGTAGCGGTTTCGGTGGTGCTGGGATGTTCGGTAATAGCGTCAGCTACGGCGGCGGTGGTCTGTTTGGAAATAGCAGTAACGACTTTGGTGGCTATGGTGGCAATGGCAACTATGGTGGCGGTGGCAACGGTGGCTTCGGCGGTGGCGGCAACTACCGCAACTCTGGCGGCTTCGGCGGTGGTGGTGGCGGTGCTGGCCACACAGGAGGCAACGGCGGCTTCGGTGCTGGTGGTGGCTATGGTGGCTACGTCGGCGGTGCTGGCGGCTACGGCGGCGGTGGCGGCAGCAGTCGAGAAGGAGCAGGTGGCACTATCGGTGGCTTTGGCGGTGGCAATGGCCTCAACGGTGGTGGCACAAGCAGCAACGGCGGCGGCGGTGCTGGGATGGGTGGCGGTATATTTATGCGTAGTGGTTCATTGACCCTGAACAATACCACTTTTAATAACAACACGGCCACAGGTGGTACAGGTTTTAATAATGGTAAGGGTTTAGGTGGCGGGATATTTATCATGCAGTCCACCACTAACACCAACGGCAATAACCAGTCCATGCCATCTACTTTACCCACAGTCTCATCTACGGGAACAACTTTCAACGGCAATCTTGCGGCTGATGATACTGCAACTAATAATGTTTATACTCTCGTAAAAATCACTCACACTGGAGGCAGTACCAATGTTACTGAAGGTGGTGCGACTGATACTTACACAGTCGTCCTCAATGTTCTTCAGCCCACAGCCGATGTCATCATCACTATTAATACTGACTCTCAACTCACAACCAGTCCTACAATTCTCACTTTTACACCCCAAAACTGGAACGTACCCCAGACAGTTACAGTCACGGCAGTAGATGATCTCACAATAGAAGGTAATCACTCAGGTAGTATCACTTACACAGTCGCTAGCACCGATAGCAACTACAACAGTATCACCTCTTCTCCCCTTAACGTTGCTATTACCGACAACGATAATGCAGGTGTCACCATCACTCCAAGCGGCCGTAGCACTGATGTTACCGAAGGTGGAGCAACTGATACTTATACAGTTGTCCTGAATGGGCAACCAACAAGCAATGTCACCATCAATATTAATACTGGCTCTCAACTCACAACCAGTCCCACAACTCTCACCTTCACACCCCAAAACTGGAACATAGCTCAGGTAGTTACAGTCACCGCCGTAGATGATACCGTAGCTGAAGGTAATCACTCAGGCACTATCCAGCACACAGCCACTAGCAGTGATAGCAACTACAACGGCATCAGCATTACATCGGTTAATGTCAGCATTACTGATAACGATTCCATTAATCCACCAACACAAGGGACATCAGGCAAAGACATCCTCAGAGGCACAAACAACGACGACACCATTAACGGCTTAGACGGCAATGATTACATCTTTGGCGGAGATGGTAATGATACCCTAGATGGTGGTACTGGTACGGATTACGTCTTCGGTGGTGAAGGTGATGATAGTGTCAGTGGTGGAGATGGTAATGATTTCCTCTATGGTGGTGCCGGCAATGATACCCTCAACGGTGGTGAAGGCGGCGATAACCTCGATGGTGGAGCAGGTGATGATACCTTAGCAGGTGGTATTGGCAATGATATTTACACTGTAGACAGCATTAACGACCAAGTAATTGAATTAGAGGGAGAAGGAACTGATAAAATTAACTCTTCCATTACTTGGGATTTGAACAATAGCGCCAATGTAGAAAACCTCACCCTCATTGGTACTGCTATTGATGGTACTGGTAACGCCTTGAATAACCACATTGTCGGTAATAATGCCGTTAACACTTTACATGGTGGAGATGGTAATGATTGGCTGATGGGTAGAGGTGGTGATGATATTCTCATTGGTGGTAACGGCAATGACCGATTAGACGGTGGTACTGGTGATGATAGATTAGAGGGTGGTCTGGGTAATGATATTTACGAAGTAGATAGTGGACTAGATGAGATTATCGAAGCCCCAGATGCTGGGATAGATACAGTCATCTCTGTGATTGATTGGAATTTAGGTGATAACCTGGAAAACCTGACTTTGGTGGGTAATCAAGCTATGTTTGGTATAGGTAACGATGCAGATAACCGAATCAACGGTAATAATGCTGACAATTTCCTATTAGGTTTAGATGGTGATGACCAACTATCTGGCGGTAATGGAGATGATGTACTCATCGGTGGTTTAGGTTTTGATAGATTAGTAGGTGGCCGGGGTGCAGATATCTTTGATTTAACTGGTGTTCTCTTTGGTGGCTTTGATACTGTGGTGGATTTCAATCTAGCAGATGATATTATTCATCTATCTGGAGATGAATTTGGACTGAGTGCAGGAACAACATTAGATGCAAGTTTGTTCTCCTTGGGAATAGATGCGACACAAGCAAGCGATCGCTTCATCTATAATCAAGCTAAAGGCGAATTGTTCTATGATGCTGACGGTGTGGGTGGTGCTAACCAAGTGCAAATTGCACTGTTCTCCAATCGAGTAGCTTTAACTAATGCTAGTTTTCAAGTTGTCTAA
- the kdpC gene encoding K(+)-transporting ATPase subunit C: protein MSFIREITRAIRITLLLWLVTAIIYPLAVLVIGQGLFPFQADGSIMQNIDAQPIGSALIGQVFISEKYFHSRPSAVRYSQGRKAKPTGISGASNLAPSNPELINRIIEQANKLQEENIQPLADLIYTSGSGLDPHISVKAAQQQVERVARARDVKEDEILRLMNKYTDGRFLGIFGEPGVNVLRLNYALDLQDINRQPS, encoded by the coding sequence ATGTCTTTTATTAGAGAAATCACCAGAGCTATTCGCATTACCCTGTTACTGTGGTTAGTGACAGCAATCATTTATCCTCTTGCTGTTTTAGTTATTGGTCAAGGTTTATTCCCATTTCAAGCTGATGGTAGCATCATGCAAAACATAGATGCTCAACCAATTGGTTCAGCTTTAATTGGACAGGTATTCATTTCCGAAAAGTATTTTCATAGTCGTCCTAGTGCTGTGAGATATTCTCAAGGTAGAAAAGCCAAACCAACTGGTATCTCTGGTGCTAGCAATCTTGCTCCTAGTAATCCAGAACTTATCAACCGCATCATTGAACAAGCAAATAAACTGCAAGAAGAAAATATTCAACCTTTAGCAGATTTAATTTATACTTCTGGCTCTGGTTTAGATCCTCATATTTCCGTGAAAGCAGCGCAACAACAAGTAGAGCGAGTAGCTCGCGCCCGTGATGTCAAAGAAGATGAAATCTTACGTCTAATGAATAAATATACTGACGGGAGATTTTTAGGGATTTTTGGGGAACCAGGGGTTAATGTTTTGCGGTTAAATTATGCTCTGGATTTGCAAGATATTAACCGTCAACCAAGTTAG